A part of Capsicum annuum cultivar UCD-10X-F1 chromosome 6, UCD10Xv1.1, whole genome shotgun sequence genomic DNA contains:
- the LOC124899475 gene encoding probable LRR receptor-like serine/threonine-protein kinase At3g47570, with amino-acid sequence MTGVLPAELGNFKKLQQLDLSHSKVTGSVRASIFNISALQLLGLHLNKLSGTLPSNLGRGMPNREQFLYGGNNLSGFVSASISNSSRLRVIDLAGNDFTGSIPESLGNLEYLEVLSLGKNSFFSDSTFSFLASLTNCRNLRVLSFSDNPLDGVLPTPIGNLSNSLLCFEGDGCKLKGVIPQEIGNLTRVTKNRLFSNELSGHIPNTLKCMLNPQEFYLQSNKIEGAISMSYEV; translated from the coding sequence ATGACAGGAGTGCTACCAGCGGAGCTTGGTAATTTTAAGAAACTACAGCAGCTGGATTTATCTCATAGTAAGGTTACTGGTTCCGTCCGTGCAAGTATTTTCAACATATCAGCACTGCAGCTTCTAGGACTTCACCTAAATAAGCTTTCAGGTACTTTACCTTCCAATTTAGGTCGTGGAATGCCCAATCGAGAACAATTTCTTTATGGGGGAAATAATCTAAGCGGTTTTGTCTCTGCTTCAATCTCAAATTCTTCAagactcagagtgattgatctaGCAGGCAACGATTTCACAGGTTCAATTCCTGAATCACTTGGTAACCTAGAATACCTTGAGGTTCTAAGCTTGGGAAAGAATAGTTTTTTCAGCGATTCAACATTCAGCTTCCTTGCATCATTGACAAACTGTAGGAATCTAAGAGTACTCTCGTTTAGTGATAATCCATTGGATGGTGTTTTGCCTACACCTATTGGTAATTTATCCAACTCTCTATTGTGTTTTGAAGGAGATGGTTGTAAACTGAAGGGTGTAATTCCTCAAGAAATTGGTAATCTTACTAGAGTGACAAAGAATAGGCTGTTTAGCAATGAGTTGAGTGGACATATTCCTAATACTCTCAAATGCATGTTGAACCCTCAAGAATTTTACCTACAAAGCAACAAGATAGAAGGAGCCATATCAATGTCATATGAAGTTTAA